In the genome of Saccopteryx leptura isolate mSacLep1 chromosome 10, mSacLep1_pri_phased_curated, whole genome shotgun sequence, one region contains:
- the LOC136382445 gene encoding uncharacterized protein — MEVTKKVGNPDLSHPQGYPASSLVGGLRGSQGPCINSGSIYFKQELSLSAKATTDGTCSPAFQAHAPEAMYQLLWDPSKVNSQCGSEQASQDVLRLSPTSPFPRSIVGAQLHLVGEKGVALPLCTYSDNTSDMVQHGFCHPWLQVREGKAPAKVLVGWGKGPCGSDQIAPLGIRKSQWLPCFLPGEDGSAAAKGPPLAQAQDQGQGKYPCLDQAPPTSTQAKNPALDTSPMPAAAEPYTCIPDHLTDSAAITKGLFQEDSFLLRKHGNQSSVLLESSKMATSCQGKVHFGSQKPPTRGPTLKESPDNAQELEVARRQVLPKQLENPAEKPLVYTSRPDDPTPVSGTPRTQKSSQDNCSSQPGQKPLNVCDNTCCSVPSSACQVTCHNQSPVQAPREAMQTTPSSAPLCQLPDAAEDRVLVFDMVTGNTRMGLLCHDPMGSRAVLVGLMPNHPSIYARENRPTVSPDGNHASLWPMLSMLPSPVPSSLSPDSYREMALVPNEATLNLESLDLPGTRTAIRVEVPTWPLPLGMPLQCPGERTLSSVHDPGWSKPEAEKNEHNCTTWMLDASGTQDISVVQAKKLQSMNSELTPGPAPSAKPWEVPRPLLQEDRGSHNCKEVGSTHPDNPGAEDTEQPPLSGQPPPTGQPPSAEQCPFAGHNHLSGQPPLAEQAASTKQHPLPGQSSLAGACPAKQLFLTEQPPFSQDTPISKEPTFSRGPTTPREAGQASTLCQEDEALGLPAHVGVLRVPLAAEKNCVCVNREKVGISATVTSSTHWLSSCQPGSSPRAQEELLSLTAFRTPGTACKGLPMAMAGTEPQGPRLKLVTEDMTDSSVVRNLALLHGACCELVSSMDALPVPSPVPCRHPLGPYRAAVVIDTGTGFTKCGLAGEDHVLSVIPSRVQLLKQPVQARPGYAMPENREDAHPVLDRGVVSDWDALEVLWQCLFCCRLGMPPEELAVLVADSPISPRTNREKVAEILFERFQVPAMQTAHQALLALYAYGRTTGLVLGSGHGISYVAPILTGDLAPLDTYRLDVAGADLTEYLAQLLLARDRSKPKAGLANQIKEACCYVALDVRAEMARTQTQAQMNFMLPDKQVITLGSECFCCPEALFQPSLLGLNQPGLPQLALLSIRRLEASQREQLLANVVLDGGSTLVSGFPERLRQELGRGATVLGSPHRAVAAWLGGSIMVSRDSFQSLWLSRREYEEEGPCAIYKYHL; from the coding sequence ATGGAAGTCACCAAGAAGGTGGGGAACCCTGATCTATCACATCCCCAGGGCTACCCAGCCAGCAGCCTAGTGGGTGGCCTCAGAGGGTCCCAGGGACCATGTATAAACTCAGGGTCTATATACTTTAAGCAGGAGTTGTCACTGTCCGCCAAGGCCACTACTGATGGGACCTGTAGCCCAGCCTTTCAGGCCCACGCCCCTGAGGCCATGTACCAGCTACTCTGGGACCCTTCTAAGGTTAATTCTCAGTGTGGCTCTGAGCAGGCCTCCCAGGATGTCCTGAGACTCTCCCCAACTAGCCCGTTTCCAAGGTCCATCGTGGGAGCCCAACTGCATCTCGTCGGAGAGAAAGGGGTGGCCCTACCCTTGTGTACATATAGCGACAATACCAGCGACATGGTCCAGCACGGATTCTGCCATCCCTGGCTTCAGGTGAGGGAGGGCAAGGCTCCAGCTAAAGTCCTAGTAGGCTGGGGCAAAGGCCCCTGCGGCAGTGACCAGATAGCTCCCTTGGGCATTAGGAAGAGCCAGTGGCTACCCTGTTTCCTTCCAGGGGAGGATGGCTCAGCAGCAGCCAAAGGTCCTCCTCTGGCTCAAGCCCAAGATCAAGGCCAGGGCAAGTACCCGTGTCTGGATCAGGCTCCTCCAACTTCAACTCAGGCAAAAAATCCAGCTCTGGATACAAGCCCCATGCCAGCAGCAGCTGAGCCTTATACCTGCATCCCCGACCACCTGACCGATAGCGCTGCCATTACCAAGGGCTTGTTTCAAGAAGACTCCTTCTTGCTCAGGAAGCATGGCAACCAATCGTCAGTCCTCTTGGAGTCTTCCAAAATGGCCACATCCTGCCAGGGCAAAGTGCATTTTGGTTCTCAGAAACCTCCCACCCGAGGACCCACTCTGAAAGAGTCCCCAGACAATGCCCAGGAGCTCGAGGTTGCCAGAAGGCAGGTGTTACCCAAGCAGCTTGAGAACCCAGCAGAGAAGCCGCTGGTCTACACATCCAGGCCAGATGACCCGACACCGGTCTCAGGAACCCCCAGGACCCAGAAGAGTAGCCAGGATAACTGCAGCTCTCAGCCAGGCCAGAAGCCCCTCAACGTTTGTGACAACACCTGCTGCAGTGTGCCATCCTCTGCCTGCCAAGTGACCTGCCACAATCAGTCCCCAGTCCAGGCTCCCAGAGAAGCCATGCAGACCACCCCCTCCAGTGCCCCTCTCTGTCAGCTCCCGGATGCTGCGGAAGACCGTGTGCTGGTGTTTGATATGGTCACAGGCAACACCAGGATGGGACTGCTGTGTCACGACCCTATGGGCTCACGGGCAGTACTGGTGGGCCTCATGCCCAACCACCCATCCATTTATGCCCGTGAAAATAGGCCCACTGTATCCCCTGATGGCAATCATGCCAGCCTCTGGCCCATGTTGTCAATGCTGCCCAGCCCTGTACCTTCTAGCCTCTCTCCTGACAGCTACCGAGAGATGGCCCTGGTTCCCAACGAAGCCACACTCAACCTGGAGTCACTGGACTTGCCTGGTACCAGGACAGCCATCAGGGTGGAGGTGCCCACCTGGCCCCTTCCATTGGGGATGCCCCTCCAATGTCCTGGTGAGAGGACATTGAGCAGTGTCCATGATCCTGGCTGGTCTAAACCTGAGGCTGAAAAAAACGAACATAATTGCACCACGTGGATGCTGGATGCTTCTGGGACGCAGGACATCTCTGTGGTTCAGGCCAAGAAACTGCAGAGTATGAACTCAGAGCTGACCCCAGGACCTGCTCCTTCAGCTAAGCCCTGGGAGGTCCCCAGGCCCCTGCTGCAGGAGGATAGAGGCAGTCACAACTGCAAAGAGGTCGGGAGCACTCACCCTGACAACCCTGGGGCTGAAGATACTGAGCAGCCCCCACTCTCCGGACAGCCCCCTCCAACTGGTCAGCCTCCCTCTGCTGAGCAATGCCCCTTCGCCGGGCACAATCACCTTTCCGGACAGCCACCCTTGGCTGAGCAGGCTGCCTCAACCAAGCAGCACCCCTTGCCCGGCCAGTCCTCTCTCGCCGGGGCCTGTCCTGCCAAGCAGCTTTTTCTCACTGAACAGCCTCCCTTTTCCCAGGATACCCCCATCTCCAAAGAACCTACCTTCTCAAGAGGCCCTACCACCCCCAGGGAGGCTGGCCAGGCCTCCACCCTGTGCCAGGAAGATGAGGCCTTGGGCCTGCCCGCCCATGTGGGGGTACTTCGGGTGCCCCTGGCCGCCGAAAAGAACTGTGTCTGTGTGAACAGAGAAAAGGTGGGCATCAGTGCCACCGTAACCTCCAGCACACACTGGCTCTCATCCTGCCAACCTGGCAGCTCTCCCAGGGCTCAGGAGGAGCTGCTCTCCCTGACCGCATTCCGCACACCTGGCACTGCCTGCAAAGGCTTGCCCATGGCCATGGCAGGCACGGAGCCCCAGGGTCCccggctcaagctggtaactgaGGACATGACAGACTCATCAGTGGTAAGGAATCTCGCCCTGCTCCATGGGGCCTGCTGTGAGCTGGTGTCCTCCATGGATGCTCTGCCAGTACCGTCCCCAGTGCCCTGCCGCCACCCACTGGGCCCCTACAGGGCAGCCGTGGTGATTGACACGGGCACGGGCTTCACCAAATGTGGACTTGCTGGAGAGGACCATGTCCTCAGTGTGATCCCCTCGCGTGTCCAGCTGCTGAAGCAGCCTGTCCAAGCCCGGCCCGGGTATGCGATGCCCGAGAACAGAGAGGACGCACACCCGGTGCTGGATCGAGGTGTGGTCTCCGACTGGGACGCCCTGGAGGTGCTATGGCAGTGTCTGTTCTGCTGCAGGCTGGGCATGCCGCCTGAGGAGCTGGCTGTCCTCGTGGCCGACTCGCCCATCTCCCCGCGTACCAATCGAGAAAAGGTGGCTGAAATTCTCTTCGAGCGTTTCCAGGTGCCAGCCATGCAGACAGCGCATCAGGCCCTGCTGGCGCTTTATGCTTACGGCCGCACCACTGGGCTGGTGCTGGGCAGTGGCCATGGCATCTCCTATGTGGCACCCATCCTCACTGGGGATCTGGCCCCACTTGACACCTACCGGCTGGATGTAGCCGGTGCTGACCTCACTGAATACCTGGCTCAGCTACTGCTGGCAAGGGACCGCTCGAAGCCCAAGGCAGGGCTGGCCAACCAGATTAAAGAGGCCTGCTGCTACGTGGCACTGGATGTGAGAGCTGAGATGGCCCGTACCCAGACCCAGGCTCAGATGAACTTCATGCTTCCAGACAAACAGGTCATCACACTGGGCTCTGAGTGCTTCTGCTGCCCGGAGGCCCTCTTCCAGCCCAGCCTGCTAGGCCTCAACCAGCCAGGCCTCCCACAGCTAGCCCTCCTAAGCATCAGAAGGCTGGAAGCTTCGCAGCGAGAGCAGCTCTTGGCCAATGTGGTGCTGGATGGTGGCAGCACCCTGGTGAGCGGCTTTCCTGAGCGCTTGAGACAGGAGCTGGGCCGGGGTGCCACCGTGCTGGGCTCTCCTCACCGTGCAGTGGCCGCCTGGCTTGGAGGCTCCATCATGGTGTCCCGGGACTCTTTCCAGAGCCTGTGGCTCAGCCGCCGTGAGTACGAGGAGGAGGGCCCATGTGCCATCTACAAGTACCACCTGTGA